In the genome of Blastopirellula marina, one region contains:
- a CDS encoding heme-copper oxidase subunit III, which produces MLRNSFSTMSMRREEYQARIGFALFIASLTMFFLAGLVGFIAIGFFPKVLAIPFSGIPWPLTVGTLFMLGVSFTLHQAVVSVRRERQIQLRNWLWASVAVSIVFILCQTVGLSVLLESIQTVNRQDQLQPQFGVAFFLVFVHGLHVVGGMIFLGWIIYHAYHHRYDHESHWGVDLCAIYWHFLDVVWILMLGTFIATSQF; this is translated from the coding sequence ATGCTCCGAAACTCTTTCTCGACGATGTCGATGCGACGCGAGGAATACCAAGCCAGGATTGGTTTCGCCCTCTTCATTGCCTCGTTGACCATGTTCTTCCTGGCGGGCTTGGTCGGCTTCATCGCGATTGGATTCTTCCCCAAAGTCCTGGCCATCCCGTTCAGCGGCATTCCTTGGCCATTAACCGTTGGCACGCTTTTCATGCTGGGCGTCAGCTTTACCCTGCATCAAGCGGTTGTCAGCGTCCGTCGCGAGCGGCAGATTCAATTGCGGAACTGGCTTTGGGCGTCGGTCGCTGTGTCGATCGTATTCATCTTGTGCCAAACCGTTGGACTGAGCGTTTTGCTAGAAAGCATTCAGACGGTAAATCGCCAAGATCAGCTACAACCTCAGTTCGGCGTCGCGTTTTTTCTGGTCTTCGTCCACGGTCTGCACGTTGTTGGCGGAATGATCTTTCTGGGTTGGATCATCTACCACGCGTATCACCATCGCTACGATCACGAAAGCCACTGGGGCGTCGATCTATGTGCGATCTACTGGCACTTTCTGGATGTCGTTTGGATCTTGATGCTGGGCACGTTTATCGCGACTTCCCAATTTTAG
- a CDS encoding cytochrome C oxidase subunit IV family protein: MSDHSNSADNHDHGLSHVMSIPMLLGTFAALIALTFFTVSVAEWELGGIDIWVALAIATVKALLVAAFFMHLYFDKFFNVLLLVFSLIFVALFIGFSLLDSEQYQPQIEQYYNATATVE; this comes from the coding sequence ATGTCTGACCATTCGAATTCTGCCGACAATCACGATCACGGCCTATCGCACGTGATGTCGATTCCGATGTTGCTGGGAACGTTCGCAGCTCTGATCGCTCTGACCTTTTTCACGGTCTCAGTGGCAGAGTGGGAACTGGGCGGCATCGATATTTGGGTTGCTTTGGCAATTGCTACCGTAAAGGCCTTGTTGGTTGCTGCATTCTTCATGCACCTTTATTTCGACAAGTTTTTCAACGTGCTCCTGCTGGTGTTCAGCTTGATTTTCGTGGCATTGTTCATCGGGTTCTCGTTACTCGACTCGGAACAGTATCAGCCACAGATCGAGCAGTATTACAACGCTACGGCGACGGTGGAGTAA
- a CDS encoding cytochrome c oxidase subunit 3 family protein — protein sequence MSAAVETHDNAHHAEDDHHGHSPFQAHHFETMQQQFDSGKLGIWLFLITEILFFSGLFCAYIIYRYNHPEVFLYAHKELNTLLGAVNTVVLIVSSLSMAWAVRAAQLSQKKLLIGLLVTTFLLAGVFLVIKYFEYTHKFEKGLLTGEANVIYQVQHPIQFPEVAEEVAEAEKKEHTAAEEHAHGEGEAAHGEEEHATAHDSGEHASAEHGDAHGHGGPEEFVNAPRNAQIFFGIYYMMTGLHGIHIVGGMIAIAWLIRRSIRGDFSSEYFGPVDYVGLYWHLVDLIWIYLFPLLYLIRS from the coding sequence CATGCGGAGGATGACCATCACGGTCACTCACCGTTCCAGGCTCACCACTTCGAGACGATGCAACAGCAGTTCGACTCGGGCAAGCTGGGCATTTGGCTCTTTTTGATCACAGAAATCCTGTTCTTTAGCGGGCTGTTCTGTGCGTACATTATCTACCGGTACAACCATCCGGAAGTCTTTCTGTACGCTCATAAAGAACTCAATACGTTACTGGGTGCCGTCAATACGGTGGTACTGATCGTTAGTAGCTTGTCGATGGCTTGGGCCGTTCGCGCTGCTCAGTTGAGCCAAAAGAAACTCCTGATTGGCCTGCTTGTCACTACGTTTTTGCTGGCTGGCGTTTTCCTTGTGATTAAGTACTTCGAGTACACTCACAAGTTCGAGAAGGGGCTTTTGACGGGCGAAGCGAACGTCATCTACCAGGTGCAGCACCCGATCCAATTCCCGGAGGTTGCCGAGGAAGTCGCAGAAGCGGAAAAGAAAGAACATACTGCCGCTGAAGAACACGCTCACGGCGAAGGCGAAGCGGCCCATGGTGAAGAAGAGCACGCCACTGCACATGACTCCGGCGAGCATGCCTCCGCTGAGCATGGCGACGCTCACGGTCACGGTGGCCCTGAAGAGTTTGTGAACGCACCGCGTAATGCTCAAATCTTCTTCGGCATCTACTATATGATGACTGGTCTGCACGGGATTCATATTGTTGGTGGGATGATTGCCATCGCTTGGTTGATTCGTCGCTCGATTCGGGGTGACTTCAGTAGTGAGTACTTTGGGCCTGTCGACTACGTCGGTCTTTACTGGCACTTGGTCGACTTGATCTGGATTTACCTGTTCCCGCTTCTGTACCTCATTCGTTCCTAA